One window of Cydia pomonella isolate Wapato2018A chromosome 5, ilCydPomo1, whole genome shotgun sequence genomic DNA carries:
- the LOC133517905 gene encoding transcription factor Dp-1 isoform X1, whose protein sequence is MSQKSSTVNFLIRDANGQPQMVKVVQNTNQTIGQIKLKQNPVKIIKLPAASEVNTQAPLYRTVKLSGIKCASKLVQVPVDTFARLHKVVPKTEPVELEGVTEQEEEQNALAEINLIESLPSVVPVSTKLETSTSTTNGKTSYLPTMSSASRRRHDSDNEPPPEYTTKRRKHADKVGKGLRHFSMKVCEKVRTKGFTSYNEVADELVLEFSAGMHGSADSQQYDQKNIRRRVYDALNVLMAMNIISKEKKEIRWLGLPTNSVQECTALEKEKQAKLEKIQKKTQQLQELILQHISFKSLIERNKEAESKGVKPSPSSAIHLPFIVVNTSDKALIDCSISNDKTEYMFNFNKRFQIHDDIDILKRMGLLYGLDKGECSEEEIERVKSMVPKSLEYYVEQMGRGVTSKLSSMLEEELDETAEDEEGVEAEGEVEGEAAAEAEAEPDDDPAEYSDDSSDVDV, encoded by the exons ATGTCCCAGAAAAGTAGTACAGTAAATTTTCTTATCCGTGACGCCAATG GACAGCCTCAGATGGTTAAAGTAGTGCAGAATACTAATCAAACTATTGGTcaaattaaacttaaacaaaatCCTGTAAAAATTATTAAGCTGCCAGCCGCCTCAGAGGTTAATACACAG GCTCCTCTATACCGGACTGTTAAGTTGAGTGGCATTAAATGTGCATCAA aaTTGGTTCAAGTACCTGTTGACACATTTGCCCGTCTGCATAAAGTTGTTCCGAAAACTGAACCCGTGGAGCTAGAAGGAGTTACA GAACAGGAAGAGGAGCAGAACGCCTTAGCGGAAATAAACCTTATCGAGAGCTTGCCCAGCGTAGTGCCAGTGTCGACGAAACTAGAAACGAGTACAAGTACAACCAACGGCAAGACCAGTTACTTGCCGACAATGTCCAGTGCGTCCAGGCGGAGACACGACTCCGATAATGAACCACCACCAGAATA TACCACAAAACGACGTAAACATGCTGATAAAGTTGGAAAAGGTCTGCGGCATTTCTCCATGAAAGTTTGTGAAAAAGTGAGGACTAAAGGGTTTACATCGTACAATGAGGTGGCTGACGAATTAGTGTTGGAATTTTCGGCTGGCATGCATGGTTCAGCTGACAGTCAA CAATACGACCAAAAGAATATTCGCCGAAGAGTATATGACGCCTTAAACGTGTTAATGGCTATGAACATAATttcaaaagaaaagaaagaaattcGGTGGTTAGGACTTCCAACTAATTCAGTACAAGAATGCACAGCACTGGAAAAGGAGAAACAGGCAAAACTGGAAAAGATTCAGAAGAAAACTCAACAACTACAAGAACTTATTTTACAg CACATTTCATTCAAGAGTTTAATAGAAAGAAATAAAGAGGCCGAGAGCAAAGGTGTTAAACCGTCTCCATCCTCGGCCATTCATCTGCCGTTTATAGTTGTGAATACTAGTGATAAGGCACTTATCGACTGTAGTATATCAAATGACAA aacAGAGTATATGTTTAATTTCAACAAAAGGTTCCAGATTCATGATGACATAGACATCTTGAAGAGGATGGGACTATTATACG GTTTAGATAAAGGAGAATGTTCAGAAGAAGAAATAGAAAGAGTTAAGAGCATGGTACCGAAATCGTTAGAGTATTATGTAGAAC AAATGGGTCGAGGCGTCACATCGAAGCTCTCTAGTATGCTCGAAGAAGAGCTGGACGAGACTGCAGAAGACGAGGAAGGGGTCGAGGCGGAGGGCGAGGTGGAAGGCGAGGCGGCCGCGGAGGCCGAGGCCGAGCCCGACGACGACCCCGCGGAGTACAG CGACGACAGCAGCGACGTCGACGTGTAG
- the LOC133517905 gene encoding transcription factor Dp-1 isoform X2, with translation MSQKSSTVNFLIRDANGQPQMVKVVQNTNQTIGQIKLKQNPVKIIKLPAASEVNTQAPLYRTVKLSGIKCASKLVQVPVDTFARLHKVVPKTEPVELEGVTEQEEEQNALAEINLIESLPSVVPVSTKLETSTSTTNGKTSYLPTMSSASRRRHDSDNEPPPEYTTKRRKHADKVGKGLRHFSMKVCEKVRTKGFTSYNEVADELVLEFSAGMHGSADSQNIRRRVYDALNVLMAMNIISKEKKEIRWLGLPTNSVQECTALEKEKQAKLEKIQKKTQQLQELILQHISFKSLIERNKEAESKGVKPSPSSAIHLPFIVVNTSDKALIDCSISNDKTEYMFNFNKRFQIHDDIDILKRMGLLYGLDKGECSEEEIERVKSMVPKSLEYYVEQMGRGVTSKLSSMLEEELDETAEDEEGVEAEGEVEGEAAAEAEAEPDDDPAEYSDDSSDVDV, from the exons ATGTCCCAGAAAAGTAGTACAGTAAATTTTCTTATCCGTGACGCCAATG GACAGCCTCAGATGGTTAAAGTAGTGCAGAATACTAATCAAACTATTGGTcaaattaaacttaaacaaaatCCTGTAAAAATTATTAAGCTGCCAGCCGCCTCAGAGGTTAATACACAG GCTCCTCTATACCGGACTGTTAAGTTGAGTGGCATTAAATGTGCATCAA aaTTGGTTCAAGTACCTGTTGACACATTTGCCCGTCTGCATAAAGTTGTTCCGAAAACTGAACCCGTGGAGCTAGAAGGAGTTACA GAACAGGAAGAGGAGCAGAACGCCTTAGCGGAAATAAACCTTATCGAGAGCTTGCCCAGCGTAGTGCCAGTGTCGACGAAACTAGAAACGAGTACAAGTACAACCAACGGCAAGACCAGTTACTTGCCGACAATGTCCAGTGCGTCCAGGCGGAGACACGACTCCGATAATGAACCACCACCAGAATA TACCACAAAACGACGTAAACATGCTGATAAAGTTGGAAAAGGTCTGCGGCATTTCTCCATGAAAGTTTGTGAAAAAGTGAGGACTAAAGGGTTTACATCGTACAATGAGGTGGCTGACGAATTAGTGTTGGAATTTTCGGCTGGCATGCATGGTTCAGCTGACAGTCAA AATATTCGCCGAAGAGTATATGACGCCTTAAACGTGTTAATGGCTATGAACATAATttcaaaagaaaagaaagaaattcGGTGGTTAGGACTTCCAACTAATTCAGTACAAGAATGCACAGCACTGGAAAAGGAGAAACAGGCAAAACTGGAAAAGATTCAGAAGAAAACTCAACAACTACAAGAACTTATTTTACAg CACATTTCATTCAAGAGTTTAATAGAAAGAAATAAAGAGGCCGAGAGCAAAGGTGTTAAACCGTCTCCATCCTCGGCCATTCATCTGCCGTTTATAGTTGTGAATACTAGTGATAAGGCACTTATCGACTGTAGTATATCAAATGACAA aacAGAGTATATGTTTAATTTCAACAAAAGGTTCCAGATTCATGATGACATAGACATCTTGAAGAGGATGGGACTATTATACG GTTTAGATAAAGGAGAATGTTCAGAAGAAGAAATAGAAAGAGTTAAGAGCATGGTACCGAAATCGTTAGAGTATTATGTAGAAC AAATGGGTCGAGGCGTCACATCGAAGCTCTCTAGTATGCTCGAAGAAGAGCTGGACGAGACTGCAGAAGACGAGGAAGGGGTCGAGGCGGAGGGCGAGGTGGAAGGCGAGGCGGCCGCGGAGGCCGAGGCCGAGCCCGACGACGACCCCGCGGAGTACAG CGACGACAGCAGCGACGTCGACGTGTAG
- the LOC133517905 gene encoding transcription factor Dp-1 isoform X3, with protein sequence MPQMVKVVQNTNQTIGQIKLKQNPVKIIKLPAASEVNTQAPLYRTVKLSGIKCASKLVQVPVDTFARLHKVVPKTEPVELEGVTEQEEEQNALAEINLIESLPSVVPVSTKLETSTSTTNGKTSYLPTMSSASRRRHDSDNEPPPEYTTKRRKHADKVGKGLRHFSMKVCEKVRTKGFTSYNEVADELVLEFSAGMHGSADSQQYDQKNIRRRVYDALNVLMAMNIISKEKKEIRWLGLPTNSVQECTALEKEKQAKLEKIQKKTQQLQELILQHISFKSLIERNKEAESKGVKPSPSSAIHLPFIVVNTSDKALIDCSISNDKTEYMFNFNKRFQIHDDIDILKRMGLLYGLDKGECSEEEIERVKSMVPKSLEYYVEQMGRGVTSKLSSMLEEELDETAEDEEGVEAEGEVEGEAAAEAEAEPDDDPAEYSDDSSDVDV encoded by the exons ATG CCTCAGATGGTTAAAGTAGTGCAGAATACTAATCAAACTATTGGTcaaattaaacttaaacaaaatCCTGTAAAAATTATTAAGCTGCCAGCCGCCTCAGAGGTTAATACACAG GCTCCTCTATACCGGACTGTTAAGTTGAGTGGCATTAAATGTGCATCAA aaTTGGTTCAAGTACCTGTTGACACATTTGCCCGTCTGCATAAAGTTGTTCCGAAAACTGAACCCGTGGAGCTAGAAGGAGTTACA GAACAGGAAGAGGAGCAGAACGCCTTAGCGGAAATAAACCTTATCGAGAGCTTGCCCAGCGTAGTGCCAGTGTCGACGAAACTAGAAACGAGTACAAGTACAACCAACGGCAAGACCAGTTACTTGCCGACAATGTCCAGTGCGTCCAGGCGGAGACACGACTCCGATAATGAACCACCACCAGAATA TACCACAAAACGACGTAAACATGCTGATAAAGTTGGAAAAGGTCTGCGGCATTTCTCCATGAAAGTTTGTGAAAAAGTGAGGACTAAAGGGTTTACATCGTACAATGAGGTGGCTGACGAATTAGTGTTGGAATTTTCGGCTGGCATGCATGGTTCAGCTGACAGTCAA CAATACGACCAAAAGAATATTCGCCGAAGAGTATATGACGCCTTAAACGTGTTAATGGCTATGAACATAATttcaaaagaaaagaaagaaattcGGTGGTTAGGACTTCCAACTAATTCAGTACAAGAATGCACAGCACTGGAAAAGGAGAAACAGGCAAAACTGGAAAAGATTCAGAAGAAAACTCAACAACTACAAGAACTTATTTTACAg CACATTTCATTCAAGAGTTTAATAGAAAGAAATAAAGAGGCCGAGAGCAAAGGTGTTAAACCGTCTCCATCCTCGGCCATTCATCTGCCGTTTATAGTTGTGAATACTAGTGATAAGGCACTTATCGACTGTAGTATATCAAATGACAA aacAGAGTATATGTTTAATTTCAACAAAAGGTTCCAGATTCATGATGACATAGACATCTTGAAGAGGATGGGACTATTATACG GTTTAGATAAAGGAGAATGTTCAGAAGAAGAAATAGAAAGAGTTAAGAGCATGGTACCGAAATCGTTAGAGTATTATGTAGAAC AAATGGGTCGAGGCGTCACATCGAAGCTCTCTAGTATGCTCGAAGAAGAGCTGGACGAGACTGCAGAAGACGAGGAAGGGGTCGAGGCGGAGGGCGAGGTGGAAGGCGAGGCGGCCGCGGAGGCCGAGGCCGAGCCCGACGACGACCCCGCGGAGTACAG CGACGACAGCAGCGACGTCGACGTGTAG
- the LOC133517905 gene encoding transcription factor Dp-1 isoform X5 has translation MAPLYRTVKLSGIKCASKLVQVPVDTFARLHKVVPKTEPVELEGVTEQEEEQNALAEINLIESLPSVVPVSTKLETSTSTTNGKTSYLPTMSSASRRRHDSDNEPPPEYTTKRRKHADKVGKGLRHFSMKVCEKVRTKGFTSYNEVADELVLEFSAGMHGSADSQQYDQKNIRRRVYDALNVLMAMNIISKEKKEIRWLGLPTNSVQECTALEKEKQAKLEKIQKKTQQLQELILQHISFKSLIERNKEAESKGVKPSPSSAIHLPFIVVNTSDKALIDCSISNDKTEYMFNFNKRFQIHDDIDILKRMGLLYGLDKGECSEEEIERVKSMVPKSLEYYVEQMGRGVTSKLSSMLEEELDETAEDEEGVEAEGEVEGEAAAEAEAEPDDDPAEYSDDSSDVDV, from the exons ATG GCTCCTCTATACCGGACTGTTAAGTTGAGTGGCATTAAATGTGCATCAA aaTTGGTTCAAGTACCTGTTGACACATTTGCCCGTCTGCATAAAGTTGTTCCGAAAACTGAACCCGTGGAGCTAGAAGGAGTTACA GAACAGGAAGAGGAGCAGAACGCCTTAGCGGAAATAAACCTTATCGAGAGCTTGCCCAGCGTAGTGCCAGTGTCGACGAAACTAGAAACGAGTACAAGTACAACCAACGGCAAGACCAGTTACTTGCCGACAATGTCCAGTGCGTCCAGGCGGAGACACGACTCCGATAATGAACCACCACCAGAATA TACCACAAAACGACGTAAACATGCTGATAAAGTTGGAAAAGGTCTGCGGCATTTCTCCATGAAAGTTTGTGAAAAAGTGAGGACTAAAGGGTTTACATCGTACAATGAGGTGGCTGACGAATTAGTGTTGGAATTTTCGGCTGGCATGCATGGTTCAGCTGACAGTCAA CAATACGACCAAAAGAATATTCGCCGAAGAGTATATGACGCCTTAAACGTGTTAATGGCTATGAACATAATttcaaaagaaaagaaagaaattcGGTGGTTAGGACTTCCAACTAATTCAGTACAAGAATGCACAGCACTGGAAAAGGAGAAACAGGCAAAACTGGAAAAGATTCAGAAGAAAACTCAACAACTACAAGAACTTATTTTACAg CACATTTCATTCAAGAGTTTAATAGAAAGAAATAAAGAGGCCGAGAGCAAAGGTGTTAAACCGTCTCCATCCTCGGCCATTCATCTGCCGTTTATAGTTGTGAATACTAGTGATAAGGCACTTATCGACTGTAGTATATCAAATGACAA aacAGAGTATATGTTTAATTTCAACAAAAGGTTCCAGATTCATGATGACATAGACATCTTGAAGAGGATGGGACTATTATACG GTTTAGATAAAGGAGAATGTTCAGAAGAAGAAATAGAAAGAGTTAAGAGCATGGTACCGAAATCGTTAGAGTATTATGTAGAAC AAATGGGTCGAGGCGTCACATCGAAGCTCTCTAGTATGCTCGAAGAAGAGCTGGACGAGACTGCAGAAGACGAGGAAGGGGTCGAGGCGGAGGGCGAGGTGGAAGGCGAGGCGGCCGCGGAGGCCGAGGCCGAGCCCGACGACGACCCCGCGGAGTACAG CGACGACAGCAGCGACGTCGACGTGTAG
- the LOC133517905 gene encoding transcription factor Dp-1 isoform X4, producing MVKVVQNTNQTIGQIKLKQNPVKIIKLPAASEVNTQAPLYRTVKLSGIKCASKLVQVPVDTFARLHKVVPKTEPVELEGVTEQEEEQNALAEINLIESLPSVVPVSTKLETSTSTTNGKTSYLPTMSSASRRRHDSDNEPPPEYTTKRRKHADKVGKGLRHFSMKVCEKVRTKGFTSYNEVADELVLEFSAGMHGSADSQQYDQKNIRRRVYDALNVLMAMNIISKEKKEIRWLGLPTNSVQECTALEKEKQAKLEKIQKKTQQLQELILQHISFKSLIERNKEAESKGVKPSPSSAIHLPFIVVNTSDKALIDCSISNDKTEYMFNFNKRFQIHDDIDILKRMGLLYGLDKGECSEEEIERVKSMVPKSLEYYVEQMGRGVTSKLSSMLEEELDETAEDEEGVEAEGEVEGEAAAEAEAEPDDDPAEYSDDSSDVDV from the exons ATGGTTAAAGTAGTGCAGAATACTAATCAAACTATTGGTcaaattaaacttaaacaaaatCCTGTAAAAATTATTAAGCTGCCAGCCGCCTCAGAGGTTAATACACAG GCTCCTCTATACCGGACTGTTAAGTTGAGTGGCATTAAATGTGCATCAA aaTTGGTTCAAGTACCTGTTGACACATTTGCCCGTCTGCATAAAGTTGTTCCGAAAACTGAACCCGTGGAGCTAGAAGGAGTTACA GAACAGGAAGAGGAGCAGAACGCCTTAGCGGAAATAAACCTTATCGAGAGCTTGCCCAGCGTAGTGCCAGTGTCGACGAAACTAGAAACGAGTACAAGTACAACCAACGGCAAGACCAGTTACTTGCCGACAATGTCCAGTGCGTCCAGGCGGAGACACGACTCCGATAATGAACCACCACCAGAATA TACCACAAAACGACGTAAACATGCTGATAAAGTTGGAAAAGGTCTGCGGCATTTCTCCATGAAAGTTTGTGAAAAAGTGAGGACTAAAGGGTTTACATCGTACAATGAGGTGGCTGACGAATTAGTGTTGGAATTTTCGGCTGGCATGCATGGTTCAGCTGACAGTCAA CAATACGACCAAAAGAATATTCGCCGAAGAGTATATGACGCCTTAAACGTGTTAATGGCTATGAACATAATttcaaaagaaaagaaagaaattcGGTGGTTAGGACTTCCAACTAATTCAGTACAAGAATGCACAGCACTGGAAAAGGAGAAACAGGCAAAACTGGAAAAGATTCAGAAGAAAACTCAACAACTACAAGAACTTATTTTACAg CACATTTCATTCAAGAGTTTAATAGAAAGAAATAAAGAGGCCGAGAGCAAAGGTGTTAAACCGTCTCCATCCTCGGCCATTCATCTGCCGTTTATAGTTGTGAATACTAGTGATAAGGCACTTATCGACTGTAGTATATCAAATGACAA aacAGAGTATATGTTTAATTTCAACAAAAGGTTCCAGATTCATGATGACATAGACATCTTGAAGAGGATGGGACTATTATACG GTTTAGATAAAGGAGAATGTTCAGAAGAAGAAATAGAAAGAGTTAAGAGCATGGTACCGAAATCGTTAGAGTATTATGTAGAAC AAATGGGTCGAGGCGTCACATCGAAGCTCTCTAGTATGCTCGAAGAAGAGCTGGACGAGACTGCAGAAGACGAGGAAGGGGTCGAGGCGGAGGGCGAGGTGGAAGGCGAGGCGGCCGCGGAGGCCGAGGCCGAGCCCGACGACGACCCCGCGGAGTACAG CGACGACAGCAGCGACGTCGACGTGTAG
- the LOC133517906 gene encoding COP9 signalosome complex subunit 9, giving the protein MKPTVAADEMFPEGVGPWMDLEEAGGPSNLLMDLAANEKAVHADFFNDFEDLFDDDDLK; this is encoded by the exons ATGAAGCCGACCGTTGCCGCTGACGAAATGTTTCCCGAAGGTGTTGGACCATGGATGGATTTGGAAGAA GCTGGTGGCCCATCCAATCTTCTCATGGATTTGGCTGCGAATGAAAAGGCTGTCCATGCAGACTTTTTCAATG ATTTTGAAGATTtgtttgatgatgatgacctaAAGTAG
- the LOC133517907 gene encoding tRNA-dihydrouridine(20) synthase [NAD(P)+]-like: protein MLSYENKLVLAPMVRIGTLPMRLLALRYGADIVYTEELIDWKFLRSKRRINDILNTIDYVDQTDGTIVFRTCAEEKDRVVLQLGTCDAERALKVAKLVENDVAAIDINMGCPKEFSIKGGMGVALMGQPDKAWKILNTLVNNLSIPVSCKIRILKTSEETLELVNKLVSAGIKAIGIHGRTKEERPQHAVHTDVIRYVAERVSVPVIANGGSKEIEKHSDIHKFKELTGCNSVMLARAAEWNCSIFRKEGLLPMDTVISEYLKLAVDYDNSPSNTKYCVQNILRELQETPRGRQFLECQTLEQICDIWDLGQYCEEKQSQYQKMGIQGRWQVTPEDLEPPHKKQKVIDDLDGVQQMKVCFIRGNFDDLNLPKARLHAWAGKNGHDLPVYDTKQVTKLFRTIITFNGKKYTSSFWEKNKKFAEQGAALVCLFYLGLVTEDELLQLGSIIK from the exons atgttatcttatgaaaataaattagttCTTGCACCGATGGTCCGCATAGGCACTTTACCAATGAGATTATTAGCTCTCCGGTATGGTGCTGATATAGTGTATACAGAAGAACTAATAGATTGGAAGTTTTTACGTTCAAAGCGCAGAATTAATG ATATACTTAACACTATAGACTATGTTGACCAGACAGATGGTACAATTGTTTTCCGTACATGCGCTGAGGAAAAAGACAGGGTTGTTCTACAACTAGGCACTTGTGATGCAGAGCGAGCGCTCAAAGTTGCCAAATTAGT GGAAAATGATGTGGCTGCAATAGATATCAATATGGGTTGTCCTAAAGAGTTTTCCATTAAAGGTGGAATGGGGGTAGCTCTGATGGGCCAACCAGACAAAGCATGGAAAATACTAAATACGCTAGTCAATAATCTGTCTATACCAGTTAGCTGCAAAATAAGGATACTTAAGACCTCAGAAGAAACATTGGAACTTGTGAATAAATTAGTAAGTGCAGGCATTAAGGCTATAGGGATCCACGGCAGGACAAAAGAGGAGAGACCACAACATGCTGTACATACAGATGTAATCCGTTATGTAGCAGAGAGGGTATCTGTACCAGTCATTGCAAA TGGTGGATCAAAAGAAATAGAAAAGCACAGTGATATACATAAGTTCAAAGAATTGACTGGATGCAACAGTGTTATGCTGGCCAGGGCAGCAGAGTGGAACTGCTCCATCTTTAGGAAAGAAGGTTTATTGCCAATGGACACAGTCATCAGCGAGTACCTGAAACTTGCTGTTGATTATGATAACTCACCATCAAATACTAAATACTGTGTACAAAATATTCTAAGAGAGTTGCAAGAGACACCGAGAGGAAGGCAGTTTTTAGAGTGCCAAACACTTGAACAAATATG TGACATTTGGGATTTGGGACAATACTGTGAGGAGAAACAGTCTCAATATCAGAAAATGGGGATACAGGGGAGATGGCAGGTGACTCCTGAGGATTTGGAACCACCTCATAAGAAACAAAAAGTGATAGACGACCTTGATGGAGTGCAACAAATGAAG GTATGTTTTATACGAGGCAATTTTGATGATTTAAACTTGCCGAAAGCAAGATTACATGCTTGGGCAGGGAAAAATGGCCATGACTTGCCAGTTTATGATACAAAGCAGGTAACTAAATTGTTCCGGACcataattacatttaatggaaaaaaatatacttcatcattttgggaaaaaaataaaaagtttgcaGAGCAGGGTGCAGCTTTAGTTTGCTTATTCTATCTGGGTTTGGTAACAGAAGATGAATTGTTACAACTTGgtagtataattaaataa